The following proteins come from a genomic window of Gottfriedia acidiceleris:
- a CDS encoding ABC transporter ATP-binding protein: MYAIEINNLTKTYGNSRGITDISFNIEEGEIFGFIGPNGAGKSTTIRTLLSLIYPTSGSAKIFGKDCVQFAPEIKKEIGYLPSEVFYYDNMKVMDLLKYSASFYKKDCTKRIKELAEVMDLDLTKKIDDLSLGNKKKVGIVQGLLHEPKLIILDEPTSGLDPLMQQRFFDLLEEENKKGATILFSSHILSEVQRLCDRVAIIKEGKIVTVEKISTLQENNYKRFKIDRQNGVDPNFFNMPGVNNIVTKGKTISFIYKGNINIVLKKIAEIEIENIWIEEPDLEEIFLHYYEKEA, from the coding sequence ATGTACGCGATTGAAATTAATAATTTAACGAAGACCTATGGCAATTCAAGGGGAATCACAGATATAAGCTTCAATATAGAAGAGGGAGAAATATTCGGCTTCATTGGTCCAAATGGTGCAGGTAAATCAACTACAATTCGAACTTTACTTTCCTTAATTTATCCTACGAGTGGTAGTGCAAAAATATTTGGAAAGGACTGTGTACAATTTGCTCCAGAAATAAAAAAAGAAATTGGTTATTTGCCATCTGAAGTTTTTTACTATGACAATATGAAAGTAATGGATTTATTAAAATACTCAGCTAGTTTTTATAAAAAAGATTGCACGAAACGAATAAAAGAATTAGCTGAAGTAATGGACCTTGATTTAACGAAGAAAATTGATGATTTATCTTTAGGGAATAAAAAGAAGGTAGGGATTGTCCAAGGATTACTTCATGAACCGAAGTTAATCATATTGGATGAACCGACAAGTGGTCTTGATCCTTTAATGCAACAAAGATTTTTTGACTTATTAGAGGAGGAAAACAAAAAAGGAGCAACGATTTTATTTTCATCTCACATCTTAAGTGAAGTTCAGCGTTTATGTGATCGAGTTGCAATTATTAAAGAAGGTAAGATTGTGACAGTGGAAAAAATAAGTACATTGCAAGAAAATAATTACAAACGTTTTAAAATTGATCGTCAAAACGGTGTAGATCCAAATTTTTTCAATATGCCAGGTGTAAACAATATTGTAACCAAAGGTAAAACGATTAGCTTTATTTATAAAGGTAATATTAATATAGTTTTAAAGAAAATAGCGGAAATCGAAATTGAAAATATATGGATTGAAGAGCCTGACCTGGAGGAAATTTTCTTACATTATTATGAAAAGGAGGCCTAA
- a CDS encoding ABC transporter ATP-binding protein, translating into MNRDIVLELKSVNKTISNQKIIKDISFELYKGEVLGLLGPNGSGKTTTMRMIVGLMSITNGEIYIQGNSIKENFKESIKHIGAMIETPAFYPFYSGYKNLMYFARMLEGVSKERVLEVIDILGLSNAIHKKFSTYSLGMKQRLGIAQALLHNPSILILDEPTNGLDPAGVREIRDYLKRIAEVEQTAILLSSHLLSEIELICDRSIIIQNGQFVESIDLNDKSGEKLFIEIVVKSTKAFESSFTNRDIKYKFDIINDRSIIFEIDEEEIPSLMKELVLGGIEIYYVIRKKERLEDLFIQLTGGNVIE; encoded by the coding sequence ATGAATCGAGATATTGTTCTTGAGCTAAAAAGCGTAAATAAGACGATTAGTAATCAAAAGATCATTAAAGATATTAGTTTTGAATTATATAAAGGTGAAGTTTTAGGGTTACTTGGGCCTAATGGTTCAGGAAAAACGACGACAATGCGAATGATTGTAGGACTTATGAGTATCACGAATGGTGAGATATATATTCAAGGCAATTCGATTAAGGAAAACTTTAAAGAATCGATCAAACATATCGGAGCAATGATTGAAACTCCTGCATTTTATCCTTTTTATAGTGGGTATAAAAATCTAATGTATTTTGCTCGAATGTTAGAAGGTGTCTCAAAGGAGAGAGTTCTTGAGGTTATTGATATACTTGGACTTTCGAATGCCATACATAAAAAGTTTTCAACCTATTCCTTAGGGATGAAGCAAAGATTAGGAATTGCACAAGCGTTATTACATAATCCGTCAATTTTAATTTTAGATGAGCCAACAAATGGATTAGATCCGGCTGGAGTAAGAGAAATCCGTGATTACTTGAAACGTATTGCTGAGGTCGAACAAACAGCAATTCTACTTTCTAGTCATCTATTATCTGAAATCGAATTGATTTGTGATCGTTCAATTATTATTCAAAATGGTCAATTTGTTGAATCAATTGATCTGAATGATAAAAGTGGTGAAAAGTTATTTATTGAAATAGTTGTAAAAAGTACGAAAGCTTTTGAAAGTAGTTTTACAAATAGAGATATCAAGTACAAATTTGACATTATTAATGATCGCTCAATTATTTTTGAAATTGATGAAGAAGAGATTCCTTCATTAATGAAAGAGTTGGTACTGGGAGGAATAGAGATTTATTATGTAATTCGCAAAAAAGAAAGGTTAGAAGATTTGTTTATTCAATTGACAGGAGGAAATGTCATTGAGTAA
- a CDS encoding Gfo/Idh/MocA family protein: MNLGTIGTSWITESFIEASKDSKLLNLTAIYSRNEDTARAFATKHNAPKFFTNIEQLAKSPDIDVVYIASPNSLHYEQSILLLKNKKHVICEKPIFSTIKELDHAFKVAEENGVYLFEAIRNFHSPNFTALKQGLEKIGQIRSANLHYLQYSSKYDAFLRGENPNVFSPEFSGGALVDLGVYPIYVVIGLFGKPASVNYTPVKLRTGIDGSGTLVLNYENFTCSIQCSKVSQSYIESEITGEIGTLVLDKPSPISKITLINHKSKERESLEVSQVPNDMLYEIQNITSIIKESNITEYEKLKELSKLVLTITESARKQGGIVFGVEQN, from the coding sequence ATGAATTTAGGTACCATTGGAACAAGCTGGATTACAGAAAGTTTTATCGAAGCTTCAAAGGATAGTAAATTGCTCAATTTAACTGCGATTTATTCTAGAAATGAAGATACTGCGAGAGCATTTGCTACAAAGCACAACGCTCCTAAGTTTTTTACAAATATTGAACAATTAGCAAAAAGTCCTGATATTGACGTAGTCTACATAGCATCACCGAACTCATTACACTATGAACAAAGCATTTTATTATTAAAGAATAAAAAACATGTTATTTGTGAAAAACCAATTTTCTCAACAATAAAAGAGTTAGATCATGCCTTTAAAGTTGCAGAAGAAAATGGAGTTTATTTATTTGAAGCAATTCGTAACTTCCACTCACCAAACTTTACAGCTTTAAAACAAGGTCTAGAAAAAATCGGCCAAATTAGAAGTGCTAATCTGCATTATTTACAATATTCTTCTAAATACGATGCATTTCTTAGAGGTGAGAATCCAAATGTTTTCTCTCCCGAATTTTCTGGTGGGGCATTAGTAGATTTAGGTGTTTATCCAATTTATGTAGTGATTGGTTTATTTGGAAAACCAGCCTCAGTAAATTATACACCTGTTAAATTGCGTACCGGTATTGATGGTAGTGGAACATTAGTGTTAAATTATGAAAACTTCACTTGTAGCATCCAGTGCTCTAAAGTTTCTCAATCTTATATTGAAAGTGAAATTACAGGTGAAATTGGAACTTTAGTACTTGATAAACCATCTCCAATTTCAAAAATTACTTTGATTAACCATAAATCTAAGGAACGAGAGTCATTGGAAGTTAGCCAAGTACCAAATGATATGCTATATGAAATCCAAAATATTACTAGCATTATAAAAGAATCAAATATAACTGAATATGAAAAATTAAAAGAGCTTAGCAAGCTTGTATTAACAATAACTGAATCTGCAAGAAAGCAAGGCGGAATTGTCTTTGGAGTTGAACAAAATTAA
- a CDS encoding TIGR00730 family Rossman fold protein, with protein sequence MKKICVYAGSNLGNRESFSLQAKKLGALFASNNIDLIYGGSRLGIMAEVANEVLKQGGNVIGIMPGGLFRGEVAHKGLTQFIETESMHERKALMNEMSDGFIALPGGIGTFDELFEIICWAQIGIHNKPIGLLNVDNFFSPVLDLLKHAVKEGFMNENTLSLFVVAENADDLLKLMQNYEPPVIQNKWKQLEGK encoded by the coding sequence ATGAAGAAAATTTGTGTTTATGCTGGTTCAAATCTTGGGAATAGAGAGTCATTTAGTCTTCAAGCAAAAAAACTAGGTGCCTTATTTGCTAGTAATAATATTGATTTAATATATGGTGGATCAAGACTGGGGATTATGGCAGAAGTCGCAAATGAAGTATTAAAACAAGGTGGAAATGTCATTGGTATTATGCCTGGTGGATTATTTCGTGGAGAGGTTGCCCATAAAGGGCTAACGCAATTCATTGAGACTGAATCAATGCATGAGCGTAAAGCTTTAATGAACGAGATGTCCGATGGGTTTATTGCACTGCCGGGCGGAATTGGTACTTTCGATGAATTATTTGAAATTATTTGTTGGGCACAAATTGGAATTCACAATAAGCCAATCGGTTTATTAAATGTTGATAACTTCTTTAGCCCTGTGTTAGATTTACTTAAACATGCTGTAAAAGAAGGATTTATGAACGAGAATACACTTTCATTATTTGTTGTTGCAGAAAATGCAGACGACCTATTAAAACTAATGCAAAACTATGAGCCACCAGTTATACAAAATAAATGGAAGCAATTAGAAGGCAAATAA
- a CDS encoding transporter suffix domain-containing protein produces MKRIPYYLVFGSFIPYLLIFALPFLPVSGSFKAGLIALLVILGEGMFWIGGVFVGKDVMTNYRKKLSPAKWFKNRRKQEN; encoded by the coding sequence ATGAAAAGAATACCATATTACTTAGTATTTGGCTCATTTATCCCATATTTATTAATCTTTGCTTTACCTTTTTTACCTGTTTCTGGGAGCTTTAAGGCTGGTCTGATTGCTCTATTAGTTATTCTTGGAGAAGGAATGTTTTGGATTGGTGGAGTATTTGTAGGTAAAGATGTTATGACGAACTATCGTAAAAAATTGAGCCCAGCAAAATGGTTTAAAAATAGAAGAAAGCAAGAAAATTGA
- a CDS encoding ABC transporter permease — protein sequence MSNFIRLIENELRKIFVQKSFIITLILLLVPIIVLGRWDYIEKESGAAKAENWRTELKIQNKKIEEVLAGQSSSDLPAIAKEQKETYELNKYRLAHNISPIQQHTVLDFIKKGAVVTNFIGILLIYFASNMMSKEHQWKTINFLLVKPSTRRMIYYAKFLSLVILYFIFSFAIIIYSFIIGSALNGLDFSAQPVLQYVNNHVVEQGILPSLLNDYLIDLLPYLFFVAVAYFLSTVLKTSSISLLISIILLATSDVIATLLRTKSWSKFLPFMHTDLTVYTKGINIENGMRIEFSIAVLVIYILLFLITAGELFKKRDVAGQ from the coding sequence TTGAGTAATTTTATTCGATTAATTGAGAACGAGTTGCGTAAAATATTTGTTCAAAAATCATTTATCATAACGTTAATTTTACTATTAGTCCCGATTATTGTTTTAGGTAGATGGGATTATATAGAAAAGGAAAGTGGAGCAGCAAAAGCTGAAAACTGGAGAACAGAATTAAAAATACAAAATAAAAAGATAGAAGAAGTATTAGCAGGGCAAAGCTCTTCAGACTTACCGGCAATTGCTAAAGAACAAAAAGAGACATATGAACTCAATAAGTATCGACTTGCACATAATATTTCACCAATTCAACAACACACTGTGTTGGACTTTATAAAAAAAGGTGCGGTCGTAACAAACTTTATAGGAATCCTTCTTATTTATTTTGCAAGTAATATGATGTCAAAAGAGCATCAATGGAAAACGATTAATTTCTTGCTCGTTAAACCATCAACAAGACGAATGATCTATTACGCAAAATTTTTAAGTTTGGTGATCTTATATTTCATCTTTTCTTTTGCAATCATCATCTACTCATTTATTATAGGTAGTGCATTAAACGGCTTAGATTTTAGTGCTCAACCGGTATTACAATATGTAAACAACCATGTAGTAGAGCAAGGTATATTACCAAGTTTACTAAACGACTACTTAATTGATCTACTACCATACTTGTTCTTTGTTGCCGTTGCTTATTTCTTATCAACTGTTTTAAAAACAAGCAGTATCTCTTTGTTAATAAGCATAATCCTACTAGCTACTTCAGATGTGATCGCAACATTATTAAGAACAAAAAGCTGGTCTAAGTTTTTACCATTTATGCACACTGATTTAACGGTTTACACTAAGGGGATTAATATAGAAAACGGCATGAGAATTGAATTTTCTATAGCAGTATTGGTTATTTATATTTTGTTATTTCTTATTACTGCTGGTGAACTCTTTAAGAAGAGGGACGTTGCTGGGCAATAG
- a CDS encoding TetR/AcrR family transcriptional regulator: protein MDGYKKRTLQKMESIEKSTTKLLSLPLNDIKIADIAKLANVSQVSIYNYYGSKEALLKATIIRLMDHQYEETKQMLSSDISFKEKIKELFIRKKKGLDIINLEMFTALMKKDPELQELVLDFTMNKSFKLLVSLIDEGRSLGLVRNEVQNKTLLIYIQVLSQAFLNMDQTTSQYIQQKEVVDEMMNIFLYGLLKQED, encoded by the coding sequence TTGGACGGATATAAAAAACGAACTCTGCAGAAGATGGAGAGCATTGAAAAAAGTACAACTAAATTATTGTCATTGCCATTAAATGATATAAAAATAGCAGATATTGCAAAGTTAGCGAATGTATCACAAGTATCAATTTACAATTATTATGGTAGTAAAGAAGCCTTACTAAAAGCTACAATTATTCGATTAATGGATCATCAATACGAAGAAACAAAACAAATGCTTTCAAGTGATATTTCTTTTAAAGAAAAAATTAAAGAATTATTTATTCGTAAGAAAAAGGGTCTTGATATAATTAATCTTGAAATGTTTACAGCGTTAATGAAAAAAGACCCTGAACTACAAGAATTAGTTTTAGATTTTACAATGAACAAATCATTCAAATTGCTGGTTTCCCTAATCGATGAAGGACGTTCACTAGGTTTAGTTCGAAATGAGGTTCAAAACAAAACATTATTAATCTATATCCAAGTCTTGAGCCAAGCTTTTTTAAATATGGACCAAACAACCTCACAATATATCCAACAAAAAGAAGTAGTAGATGAAATGATGAATATATTCTTATATGGATTACTGAAACAAGAGGACTAA